The following are from one region of the Nicotiana tabacum cultivar K326 chromosome 3, ASM71507v2, whole genome shotgun sequence genome:
- the LOC107792767 gene encoding uncharacterized protein LOC107792767 yields MLQSLHKCQRHLCTKIRISSVFVQFVSTNCSSNITNDESKSLISLCRRKSHGLSKETIISEAKIVQLDTHACLEVSAVVDFFQNHGFSATQVKKIVRMRPRLLASKVDKTLKPKLKFLQSIGFSEDECSKIICYNPNILLSSIRKLLTPSFDSLKTFMGSKVQAMDAVRRSPQILSRKISHNWKQTVQVLHQIGIPDSQVSEFIFKSPIILTINPKKMSAVGLRLKEMGFDVTSPAFRIAFTTMSKVSHSNLERKLETYRSVGFSDDEILNIFRSQPTCMFYTEENIRSLVAFYVDRLHLSPSHLSQRPAFLLRSLKRRVIPRCSVMQVLWSRGIVPEAGKLSTILMIREKYFLQKYVTRYEAKVPELQAAYQCELMFKEYSFHLREIRQISMSKGSSSKTKVA; encoded by the coding sequence ATGCTTCAATCTCTGCATAAATGCCAAAGACACTTGTGTACAAAGATCAGGATAAGCAGCGTCTTCGTGCAGTTTGTGTCAACTAACTGTAGCAGCAACATCACAAATGACGAGAGCAAGTCACTCATTAGCTTGTGTCGCAGGAAGTCACATGGTTTATCAAAAGAAACCATCATTAGTGAAGCAAAAATAGTCCAATTAGACACTCATGCATGTTTAGAAGTTTCAGCTGTAGTTGACTTCTTCCAAAACCATGGGTTTTCTGCAACCCAAGTGAAGAAAATAGTTAGAATGCGCCCTCGTTTATTAGCATCAAAGGTGGACAAAACCCTAAAGCCCAAGTTGAAGTTCTTGCAATCAATTGGCTTTTCTGAAGATGAATGCAGTAAGATTATCTGTTATAACCCCAACATACTCCTCAGTAGCATAAGGAAACTACTGACTCCATCCTTTGATTCCCTGAAGACTTTCATGGGTAGTAAAGTGCAAGCAATGGATGCCGTCAGACGAAGTCCACAAATCCTTAGTCGTAAGATCTCTCATAATTGGAAGCAGACTGTACAGGTATTACACCAAATTGGTATTCCTGATTCTCAAGTTTCAGAGTTTATTTTCAAATCTCCAATTATCTTGACCATAAATCCCAAAAAAATGAGTGCGGTTGGCTTGAGACTCAAGGAAATGGGGTTTGATGTTACTTCTCCAGCGTTTAGGATAGCTTTTACCACAATGTCGAAAGTTAGTCACTCCAATCTGGAAAGGAAATTGGAAACCTACAGAAGTGTGGGCTTTTCAGACGACGAGATCCTTAATATTTTCAGATCACAGCCGACTTGCATGTTTTATACTGAGGAGAATATCAGGTCACTTGTGGCATTCTATGTTGATAGACTCCATTTGAGCCCGTCACACCTGTCACAAAGACCGGCTTTTCTATTGCGTAGCCTGAAAAGGAGGGTTATTCCAAGGTGTTCTGTCATGCAAGTTTTATGGTCAAGAGGCATTGTTCCAGAAGCTGGCAAGCTATCCACTATATTAATGATTAGGGAAAAGTACTTCTTACAGAAGTATGttaccagatatgaagcaaaagtTCCTGAACTGCAGGCTGCCTACCAATGCGAACTTATGTTCAAAGAGTACAGTTTTCATTTGCGTGAAATTCGCCAGATTTCAATGTCGAAAGGATCATCTTCAAAAACTAAAGTAGCCTAG